A single window of Crassostrea angulata isolate pt1a10 chromosome 8, ASM2561291v2, whole genome shotgun sequence DNA harbors:
- the LOC128160000 gene encoding cystatin-A3-like — MQTFVFAVVVLSVACLAESRRDRPVGGLGRTKNATPEIQQLVDSVQDEIIGQLPLGYDREQPIQLHAVTYRDQIVAGRNYFIKVETGFGRYIHVRIYKDLSGNASVTSVQIQKSLADPIEYF; from the exons ATGCAGACCTTTGTATTTGCTGTGGTTGTGTTGTCCGTTGCCTGTTTGGCGGAAAGCAGGAGAGATAGACCTGTTGGGGGGCTAGGGAGAACCAAAAACGCTACCCCAGAGATACAGCAACTCGTCGATTCC GTTCAAGATGAGATTATCGGTCAGCTTCCTTTGGGATACGACAGGGAGCAGCCCATACAGCTGCACGCTGTCACATACAGGGACCAGATAGTCGCTGGAAGGAATTACTTCATCAAG GTCGAGACCGGATTCGGTCGATACATCCACGTCAGAATTTACAAAGACCTTAGCGGCAATGCTTCAGTCACCAGTGTTCAGATACAGAAGTCTCTTGCAGACCCTATTGAATACTTCTAA